From Cystobacter fuscus DSM 2262, one genomic window encodes:
- a CDS encoding zinc ribbon domain-containing protein: protein MAERVVKCPQCNAPLAPGRFARSTVCGYCGTTVQIDPSAVSVARYRQALQEWEDPARHGYSHWWTVGTGHWAPGPLLARGEISDVYAAERARRPTERVLMKVLRDPEHAPLLEHEWRMLVELQAAIGNEAPAFLTRLPQPVAHGPLRGGPYEGRQALLVRQTPGYLHTFEAVRRVHASGVDPRVSVWMWRRILETLAVLHRAGYVHGAVLPPHLLVQHGEHGVRLVGFSCADRVKGARLRAVCTRYEDFYPTSLLDSQRPTPVDDVRMSARCIISVLGGDPIRGTLPRSVPGALADLLERAAVGEEGEGERDLAWTLRERVGEVSAAVHGHPGFHPLVMP, encoded by the coding sequence ATGGCCGAGCGCGTCGTGAAGTGCCCCCAGTGCAACGCCCCCCTCGCTCCGGGGCGCTTCGCCCGCTCGACCGTCTGTGGCTACTGCGGCACCACCGTCCAGATCGACCCGAGCGCCGTCTCCGTCGCGCGCTACCGGCAGGCCCTCCAGGAGTGGGAAGACCCCGCCCGCCACGGCTACTCGCACTGGTGGACCGTCGGCACGGGCCACTGGGCTCCCGGCCCCCTCCTCGCACGGGGGGAGATCTCGGACGTCTACGCCGCCGAGCGGGCCCGACGGCCCACCGAGCGCGTCCTGATGAAGGTGCTGCGTGACCCCGAGCACGCGCCGCTCCTGGAGCACGAGTGGAGGATGCTCGTGGAACTCCAAGCGGCCATCGGGAACGAGGCCCCGGCCTTCCTCACCCGCCTGCCCCAGCCCGTGGCCCACGGCCCCCTGCGCGGGGGACCGTACGAGGGCCGCCAGGCCCTGCTCGTGCGCCAGACTCCCGGCTACCTCCACACCTTCGAGGCCGTGCGCCGGGTGCATGCCTCGGGCGTCGATCCACGCGTGTCCGTGTGGATGTGGCGGCGCATCCTGGAGACGCTCGCGGTGCTGCACCGCGCGGGCTACGTGCACGGCGCGGTGCTCCCCCCGCACCTGCTCGTGCAGCACGGCGAGCATGGCGTGCGGCTCGTGGGCTTCAGTTGCGCGGACCGCGTGAAGGGAGCCCGCCTGCGTGCCGTCTGCACGCGCTACGAGGACTTCTATCCCACGAGCCTCCTGGACTCCCAGCGGCCCACGCCCGTGGACGACGTGCGGATGAGCGCCCGGTGCATCATCTCGGTGCTCGGCGGAGATCCCATCCGGGGCACCCTCCCCCGCTCCGTCCCTGGTGCCCTGGCGGACCTCCTCGAGCGCGCCGCGGTGGGAGAGGAGGGCGAGGGAGAGCGGGACCTGGCCTGGACACTTCGCGAGCGCGTTGGTGAAGTGAGCGCCGCGGTCCACGGACACCCGGGCTTCCATCCACTCGTGATGCCTTGA
- a CDS encoding NAD(P)-dependent alcohol dehydrogenase — MPTVQAYAAPSAKAPLAPFSFERREPGPHDVLIDILFCGVCHSDIHTVRDEWGKAKYPLVPGHEIVGKVAQVGKSVTRYKVGDSVGVGCFVDSCRECDNCKAGEEQYCDRGMVGTYNAKDRHGAATQGGYSTRITVDEQYVLRIPDSIPLDRAAPLLCAGITTYSPLRHFGVKAGDKVAVVGLGGLGHMGVKLAKEMGAEVTVLSTSEKKREDALALGARHFAATSDKDTFKKLAGSFNFILDTVSAPHDYNAYLGLLKVDGTMVLVGLPEAPVPLAAGPLVFRRRRLAGSLIGGIRETQEMLDFCGKHNVAADIEVIPVQKINEAYERMIKSDVRYRFVIDIASLGK, encoded by the coding sequence ATGCCGACCGTTCAAGCCTACGCCGCCCCCAGCGCCAAGGCCCCCCTGGCACCCTTCTCGTTCGAGCGCCGCGAGCCCGGCCCTCACGACGTGCTCATCGACATCCTCTTCTGTGGCGTGTGCCACTCGGACATCCACACGGTGCGCGACGAGTGGGGCAAGGCGAAGTACCCGCTCGTGCCCGGCCATGAAATCGTCGGCAAGGTCGCCCAGGTGGGCAAGTCCGTCACCCGCTACAAGGTCGGCGACTCCGTGGGCGTGGGCTGTTTCGTGGACTCCTGCCGCGAGTGCGACAACTGCAAGGCGGGCGAGGAGCAGTACTGCGACCGGGGCATGGTGGGCACGTACAACGCCAAGGATCGCCACGGCGCCGCCACCCAGGGGGGCTACTCCACCCGCATCACGGTGGACGAGCAGTACGTGCTGCGCATCCCCGACTCCATCCCGCTGGACCGCGCCGCGCCGCTGTTGTGCGCGGGCATCACCACCTACTCGCCCCTGCGCCACTTCGGCGTGAAGGCCGGGGACAAGGTGGCCGTGGTGGGCCTCGGCGGGCTCGGCCACATGGGCGTGAAGCTCGCCAAGGAGATGGGCGCCGAGGTCACCGTGCTGAGCACCTCGGAGAAGAAGCGCGAGGACGCGCTCGCCCTGGGTGCCAGGCACTTCGCCGCCACGTCGGACAAGGACACGTTCAAGAAGCTCGCGGGCTCCTTCAACTTCATCCTCGACACCGTCTCCGCCCCGCACGACTACAACGCCTACCTCGGCCTGCTGAAGGTGGATGGCACCATGGTGCTCGTGGGCCTGCCCGAGGCCCCCGTGCCCCTGGCCGCCGGCCCCCTCGTCTTCCGCCGGCGCCGGCTCGCCGGCTCGCTCATCGGCGGCATCCGCGAGACCCAGGAGATGCTCGACTTCTGCGGCAAGCACAACGTGGCCGCGGACATCGAGGTCATCCCCGTGCAGAAGATCAACGAGGCCTACGAGCGCATGATCAAGAGCGACGTGCGCTACCGCTTCGTGATCGACATCGCCAGCCTGGGCAAGTGA
- a CDS encoding peptidase MA family metallohydrolase: MTRAASTSLLLLALVLSTPLGARAQESSKNEAKERLGRVESALDNWDVPTARRELTALEGLVPDDIEPLKYFQGRVAFEEGNYPEAVELLQKARIEDKPGSYLRLAKDTRDIIKSHRSVESEHFVFYYPPGKDEVLAPYALETLESIHRALAEDLGHRPPGKVRVEVVNNARELSKVSTLTYQQIQTTGTIAICKFNKLMVTSPKAVARGYDWQDTLAHEYIHLVVSQMSHNTVPIWLHEGLAKFLESRWRGKPGLAMTPSTLALLGRRVKEDKLIPFEKMHPSIAMLPTAEDAATAFAEVYFAMDYVYKTQGNRGLRDIILGLRDGKQDRKAVEGATAMSFAQFEKNWLAHIKQQPFPQELLPPEEVVLKENAKEPDDKKKGREISFGDFAEVTEIPARKFAHLGELMRERNRIKAAAEEYSRAHKLVGDKYESVSNKYALALLELRRLDEAEQVLRGSLRVHPGSPSTNVHLGRIFLHREDYQKARQSYLDALSADPFDPEIHIALTRIHGALGETALTSRARTASALLTGMTPDEVSASARVFLRDDSELVNAGNVGVEEPEGKAPAAAPDAGR, translated from the coding sequence ATGACGCGTGCCGCGAGCACATCCCTGTTGCTGCTGGCGCTGGTGCTGAGCACTCCCCTGGGCGCGCGCGCCCAGGAGTCGTCGAAGAACGAGGCCAAGGAGCGGCTGGGCCGGGTGGAGTCGGCGCTGGACAACTGGGACGTGCCCACCGCGCGCCGCGAGCTGACGGCGCTCGAGGGCCTCGTCCCGGACGACATCGAGCCGCTCAAATACTTCCAGGGCCGCGTTGCCTTCGAGGAAGGCAACTACCCGGAGGCCGTGGAGCTCCTGCAGAAGGCCCGCATCGAGGACAAGCCGGGCAGCTACCTGCGGCTGGCCAAGGACACGCGCGACATCATCAAGAGCCACCGCTCCGTGGAAAGCGAGCACTTCGTCTTCTACTACCCTCCGGGCAAGGACGAGGTGCTGGCGCCCTACGCGCTGGAGACGCTGGAGTCCATCCACCGCGCGCTCGCCGAGGACCTGGGCCACCGGCCTCCGGGCAAGGTGCGCGTGGAGGTGGTGAACAACGCGCGCGAGCTGTCCAAGGTGAGCACCCTCACCTACCAGCAGATTCAAACGACGGGCACCATCGCCATCTGCAAGTTCAACAAGCTCATGGTGACGAGCCCCAAGGCCGTGGCGCGCGGCTACGACTGGCAGGACACGCTCGCGCACGAGTACATCCACCTGGTCGTCAGCCAGATGAGCCACAACACCGTGCCCATCTGGCTGCACGAGGGCCTGGCCAAGTTCCTCGAGTCGCGCTGGCGCGGCAAGCCGGGACTCGCCATGACGCCCTCCACGCTGGCGCTGCTCGGGCGGCGGGTGAAGGAGGACAAGCTCATCCCCTTCGAGAAGATGCACCCGTCCATCGCCATGCTGCCCACCGCCGAGGACGCCGCCACCGCCTTCGCCGAGGTCTATTTCGCCATGGACTACGTCTACAAGACCCAGGGCAACCGGGGCCTGCGCGACATCATCCTCGGCCTGCGCGATGGCAAGCAGGACCGCAAGGCGGTGGAGGGCGCCACGGCCATGTCCTTCGCCCAGTTCGAGAAGAACTGGCTCGCGCACATCAAGCAGCAGCCCTTCCCCCAGGAGCTGCTGCCGCCCGAGGAAGTCGTCCTCAAGGAGAACGCCAAGGAGCCGGACGACAAGAAGAAGGGACGGGAGATCTCCTTCGGCGACTTCGCGGAGGTGACGGAGATACCGGCGCGCAAGTTCGCGCACCTGGGCGAGCTCATGCGCGAGCGCAACCGCATCAAAGCCGCCGCCGAGGAGTACTCGCGCGCGCACAAGCTCGTGGGCGACAAGTACGAGTCCGTGTCCAACAAGTACGCGCTCGCGCTCCTGGAGCTGCGCCGGCTGGACGAGGCGGAGCAGGTGCTGCGCGGCTCGCTGCGCGTGCACCCGGGCTCCCCCTCCACCAACGTGCACCTGGGCCGCATCTTCCTGCACCGCGAGGACTACCAGAAGGCCCGCCAGTCCTACCTGGATGCCCTCTCCGCGGACCCGTTCGATCCGGAGATCCACATCGCGCTCACCCGCATCCACGGAGCGCTCGGCGAGACGGCGCTCACCAGCCGCGCCCGCACCGCGAGCGCGCTCCTCACCGGGATGACCCCGGACGAGGTCAGCGCCAGCGCCCGGGTCTTCCTGCGCGACGACTCGGAGCTCGTGAACGCCGGGAACGTCGGCGTGGAAGAACCGGAGGGCAAGGCACCCGCCGCTGCCCCGGACGCTGGCCGCTGA